One genomic segment of Anas platyrhynchos isolate ZD024472 breed Pekin duck chromosome 32, IASCAAS_PekinDuck_T2T, whole genome shotgun sequence includes these proteins:
- the LOC113842262 gene encoding olfactory receptor 14C36: protein MSNSSFPTEFLLVAFADTRQLQLLHFGLFLGIYLAALLGNGLILGAVACNHRLHTPMYFFLLNLALIDMGSISTTVPKAMANSLWDRTTISYAGCATQVFMFVVFVTAEFYLLTIMAYDRYIAICKPLHYGTIMDSRTCVNMAVATWGSTFLYAVLHTANTFSLPLCQSNALDQFFCEIPQILKLSCSDVYLREAGLVVVSVCLAFGCFVFLVLSYVQIFRAVLRIPSEQGRHKAFSTCLPHLAVVSLFISNIVFAYLKPPFKSSSSLNLLLAVLYSVVPPAVNPLIYSMRNKELMDAVRKLIWGMFFSTHKVSFTLQK, encoded by the coding sequence atgtccaacagcagcttccccacagagttcctcctcgtggcatttgcagacacacgccagctgcagctcctgcacttcggcctcttcctgggcatctacctggctgccctcctgggcaacggcctcatcctcggCGCCgtagcctgcaaccaccgcctccacacccccatgtacttcttcctcctcaacctcgcccttaTTGACATgggctccatctccaccactgttcctaaagccatggccaactccCTCTGGGACAGAAcgaccatttcctatgcaggttGTGCTACCCAGGTATTTATGTTTGTTGTCTTTGtcacagcagagttttatcttctcaccatcatggcctatgaccgctacattgccatctgcaaacccctgcactacggaacaataatggacagcagaacttgtgtcaacatggcagtgGCTACCTGGGGCAGCACTTTTCTCTATGcagtgctgcacactgccaataccttttccctccccctctgccaaAGCAATGCCTtagaccagttcttctgtgaaattccccagatcctcaagctctcctgctctgatGTCTACCTCAGGGAAGCTGGGCTTGTTGTGGTTAGTGTCTGCTTAGCCTTTGGGTGTTTTGTCTTCCTTGTGCTTTCTTACGTGCAGATCttcagagctgtgctgaggatccctTCAGAGCAGGGCCgtcacaaagccttttccacttgcctccctcacctggccgtggtctccctcttCATCAGCAATATTGTGTTTGCCTATCTGAAGCCCCCTTTCAAGTCCTCCTCAtccctgaatcttttgctggcggttctgtactcagtggtgcctccagcggtgaaccccctcatctacagcatgaggaacaaagaGCTCATGGATGCTGTTAGGAAACTGATTTGGGGGATGTTTTTTAGTACTCATAAAGTTTCCTTCActctacagaaatga